The DNA region GCCATTCTGGTATGAAAGGTTTGGCTATTTCATTGAATTCTTTATCGGATAATTTTGTAATGTATTCTTTGTTGAACCAGTTGAGCTTTTCTATATCAAATATAGCTCCAGCCTTCTGGACTCTTTCTAGAGAAAATTGTTTGAGGATCTCTTCACGACTGAAAATCTCTTTGTCATCATTTGGATGCCAACCGAGCATGGCTAGATAATTGACTACTGCTTCTGGTAGATATCCTCTGGAACGATATTCGGTAATAGGTAAAGCACCTTTGCGTTTGGAAAGTTTGGTTCTGTCTGGTGAAAGTAGTAGTGGAATATGAGCGTACTCAGGGATTGGTAAACCCAAAGCTTCAAAAAGAAGAATATGCCTAGGTGTATTGGAAATATGATCTTCACCTCTGACAATATGAGTTATGCCAGATTCTGCATCATCTATGACGACCACGAGATGAAAGACTGGCTCGGTCATACTTCTTGCAATGATAAAATCGCCAAGCTCGGTAGTATCAAATTCTATTGGACCACGTATCATATCCACAAATTTAACTTTCTTATTTGGATTTCGGAATCGGATAACTTCACTGCGCATTTTGGAGGCTTCTTCGGCAGAAAGACCTTCTCTTGGGGTTTCTTTGGAAATATAAGCTTTACCGGAGTCTATGAGTTTTTGAATGTATTTTTGATATACGGCTGTCCTATCAGATTGTCTGCAAAAATCGTCGTATTCCAATCCTAGCCACTTTAAACTATCAATAATATTATCCTCATATTCTTTCTTTGAACGTTCCTTGTCGGTGTCTTCTATGCGTAGGATGAATTTGCCGTCATTTTGGCGGGCGTAAATGTAAGAGAAAAGAGCAGTTCTATAATTGCCGGCATGTAAATATCCGGTTGGTGATGGGGCGAAACGGGTGATGATTTTCATAGGTTGATTTTAACATGTCATTGTCATTCCCGCGAAGGCTTTTTTGTTGTCATTCCCGCGAAGGCGGGAATCTAGGATTATTACGAGATAATAGTTTATTATAATTATTTGGAAATAGATTTTGTGGTAATATCCTGGATTCCCGCCTTCGCGGGAATGACAGCACAAACAAAAACCACTGACTTTCGCCAGTGGTTTTTACTAGTCTCTAATAACTAACCCCTAATCCCTATCTAATTATCCC from Candidatus Paceibacterota bacterium includes:
- the gltX gene encoding glutamate--tRNA ligase, which translates into the protein MKIITRFAPSPTGYLHAGNYRTALFSYIYARQNDGKFILRIEDTDKERSKKEYEDNIIDSLKWLGLEYDDFCRQSDRTAVYQKYIQKLIDSGKAYISKETPREGLSAEEASKMRSEVIRFRNPNKKVKFVDMIRGPIEFDTTELGDFIIARSMTEPVFHLVVVIDDAESGITHIVRGEDHISNTPRHILLFEALGLPIPEYAHIPLLLSPDRTKLSKRKGALPITEYRSRGYLPEAVVNYLAMLGWHPNDDKEIFSREEILKQFSLERVQKAGAIFDIEKLNWFNKEYITKLSDKEFNEIAKPFIPEWLSAKSDLAGKLQPILREKISVLGEISKLFELGGELNFIKEISDYKTDMLLWKKNPSREEAGKHLTKVRELIDEVKPNNFTVENIKNALWGYAEEKGKGDVLWPLRVALTGQEKSPDPFTSAFILGKEETLKRIDGAIMKLG